The genomic DNA GCCGATCAGCCAGGCTCATCCAGTTGATGGAGAGAAGAGTATCCCCAATCCCTTAAAAGCGCAGCTCAATCAAGATCTTCGATGATTCGCGAACACTGGTTATAGGGGATCCATTTCTATCTACATCGCCTTTCCCCTCATATGAATTTCATGCTCAGTTCATTATATTTGTTCTGAGACCGAGCATCGCTGATATTCTTCTGCAGATTGGCGAACTACACAATGTTAATTAAAAATATAATGTATTTCTACTTCTGCTTATGTATAGATTCTTCCACAAACGTTTACATGCTGCACAATGGGGGAAAGTTAAGTATGATGAATGCAAACAATCAATGCGGAGGAATATCATGGCTAGGATACTGGTCGCGTACTACTCCCGCACGGGCAATACGGAGAAGATGGCGAGAGCTGTTGCTGAGGGTGCGAAGGATGCTGGAGCGGATGTCGATCTCAAGAGGGTCGAGGATGTTGAGCCCGATGATCTCAAGTCGGCTGATGGAATAGTGATTGGCTCACCCACATACTACGGGCTGATGTCAGCAGAGGTGAAGCAGCTCTTCGACAGAAGCGCGAAGGTGAGAGGGAAGCTGGAGAACAAGATCGGCGCTGCCTTCACCTCGTCTGCAAGCATCGAGGGGGGGAATCAGACAACTCTTCTATCCATAATTCAGGCGATGATGATACACGGGATGGTGGTTGCAGGGGATCCAATGGAGACAGGAGGGCATTATGGAGCCATAGCCATTGGATCTCCTGATGATAATTCCCTGAGGACATGCAGGAAGCTTGGTGAGAGGGTCGCGATGCTGGCTGAGAAGATATGTAGATAAGAAATGTGATGATCTCGCTGGCTCTGCATCTCTAATAGATCCGGTTAAGAATCACGCGTCTCCGAACCCAAAAGCAGTGAGGTACAATTTCTGGCTTCAGCTCTTTATTCGGACATTCCCCTTTGACACATCGCAACATAGATCTCCAGAGGATGTGTTGCATCATATCATGATAGAGGATACTGCAGAGAAGATCAGGAGCATGGAGATCAGGGGCGCAGGGCTCATCGCACGTGCCGCAGCAGCTGCGCTGAGGGATTTCGTTTTAACTCTGGATGTCTCGAGTCTGGACGAGTTCGATTCGGCACTGAAGAAGGCTGCGGACACGCTTCTCAGGACCAGGCCAACGGCCGTCTCTCTATCAAATGCAGTGCGGATGGTTGCAAGGTACCGTTCGGAGGATCTCGAGTCAGCAAGAAGAGAGGTTGTGGCAAACGCCGAGCGGTTCATAGAGAGTTCCCTGAAGGCGGTGGAGAGGATCGGCGAGATCGGAAGCAGGAGGGTCAGGGATGGGGATGTGATACTGACCCACTGCAACTCGAGCGCGGCCCTGGCAGTCATCGAGCGCGCTCACAGGGATGGAAAGAGAATAGAAGTCATCGCAACCGAGTCTAGGCCCAGGTATCAGGGGCATCTGACAATAAAAAGGCTTGATGAAGTAGGGATACCAACAGAGCTGATTGTGGATTCTGCGGTCAGAAGCGTTATCGAGGATGTGGATCTCGTTGTTGTTGGCGCGGATGTCGTAACAGCCAACGGCTCGCTCGTCAACAAGATAGGAACATCACAGATCGCGCTCTGCGCACACGAGGCCAGGAAGCCGTTCATGGCGGCAGCCGAGACGTACAAGTTCAGCCCTGATACGCTCATGGGAGAGCTCGTCGAGATTGAGGAGAGGGGGCCTGAGGAGGTTCTGGATGACTATATGAGATACAAGCACCTCCGCGTGAGAAACCCGGCCTTCGATGTAACGCCTCATCAATACATAGATGTGATATGCACCGAGGTCGGAGCCATACCGCCGGAGATGAGCTACATTATAATAAAGGAGTGGCTGGGCTGGGAGATCAGGGCATAATCGCTCCCTACCATAAGATCTTGAAGGGGCGGCAGGCAGTGTTGTGGTGCATATGGTACGTAGAATCCGCTGGATCTGTAATCTGCTGAACCATGGAACCAGAACTGGCATAAAGCATGCACAATAAATCGGAGCATGATGGGCTACAGACACCTCCTTGTGGATGCAGTGCAGAGCGTGAATCCCGACGATCCTGGGATAAGCATAATGGAGATCGAGCGCCTTTACGGCATACCTGCTGAGAGAATCGTCTTTCTCAGCAGGAACGAGAACCCGTACGGTCCGTCTCCTGAGGTTGTAAGGGCCGTGAGCCGGGCAGATCTGAGTAGGTATCCTTCACAGGATGAGTTTCTGAGCGCTGCTGCTGAGTACCTTGGAGTTTCAGAGGATCTCGTGATCGCGGGAGCGGGGCTTGACGGCATAATAGATTCCGTTTCAAGACTCTTTCTGGAGAAGGGCAGATCTGCATTCATACCTGTACCAACATACACGTACTATGAGCTCGCAGCAAGGCTCTGCGGTGCAACGCCCGTGCTCGGCCGCAATCTGAGGGAGATTCCAAAGGATACATCACTCACATTCATCTGCTCACCGAACAACCCCACAGGAGGGTTGATAGATGATGAGCTGCTCCGGGAGGTTCTGGAGGGCACAGACTCCATGGTCTTCCTGGACGAGGCTTACGCCGAGTTCGCGGGTGTGGGCCATGCGGAGTGGGTCGAGAGGTATGAAAATCTCATAGTTGGAAGGACTTTGTCAAAAGCGTTCGGCCTGGCAGGGATCAGAATAGGGTATGCGGTCGCGCCTGAGTGGGTGGCCGAGCAGTACAACAGGGCAGCGCCTGTCTTCGGCATAAGCGCTCCTGCGATAGCCGGCGGCGTGGCAGCTCTGAAAGATCCACACCACATGAAGAGCGCTGTCAAGAGGATCTTGGCTGAGAGGGAACGCGTCGCTGCGCATTTGAGGACGCATCCATCGCATGCAAATTTTCTGTATGTGGAGACGGTGAGGGAGTCGAGCGCGCTAGTCAGGGATCTCCTGAAAGAGGGGATATCGGTAAAGGACTGCTCGGGAATACCGGGTTCCGACAACCACCACATAAGGGTTACCATAGGGACGCCGGAGGAGAATGATGCGTTCCTCGAAGCTTACAGCATGGTGGAGGAGGCTCGAAGCTCGCGATAAACAGACTCAGAAGGTGTGAGATACCACCATACGCATCTGACGCAGACGAAAATAGAGACAGGATGCTTCAGCCCATGATGCTGCGTGGAGCCGCTGCATGCGTGGCGCAAGGTGTTGGAGGCCTGACCCCAGACGATTCCGTAATATCGAGCATCATTTAATAGAAGTATCAAATATAAAACGTTATTTTTATATAACTACTATGAGCGAAACAGTTAAAGAGTGTGCTGTGGATATGCTGATTTTGTTGTCGAAATATATCGTGGGTGGGGATGGTGAACGGTAAAAACAAGCAGCTGACCCTTACGGGTGTTGTTGTCTCCGCGATGCCCAAGGTGCGCACCACAGATGGGCATCTGCTCGACTGGGACAGGAACGCGATAGTGAAGCA from Methanothrix thermoacetophila PT includes the following:
- a CDS encoding flavodoxin family protein; this translates as MARILVAYYSRTGNTEKMARAVAEGAKDAGADVDLKRVEDVEPDDLKSADGIVIGSPTYYGLMSAEVKQLFDRSAKVRGKLENKIGAAFTSSASIEGGNQTTLLSIIQAMMIHGMVVAGDPMETGGHYGAIAIGSPDDNSLRTCRKLGERVAMLAEKICR
- the hisC gene encoding histidinol-phosphate transaminase, which gives rise to MGYRHLLVDAVQSVNPDDPGISIMEIERLYGIPAERIVFLSRNENPYGPSPEVVRAVSRADLSRYPSQDEFLSAAAEYLGVSEDLVIAGAGLDGIIDSVSRLFLEKGRSAFIPVPTYTYYELAARLCGATPVLGRNLREIPKDTSLTFICSPNNPTGGLIDDELLREVLEGTDSMVFLDEAYAEFAGVGHAEWVERYENLIVGRTLSKAFGLAGIRIGYAVAPEWVAEQYNRAAPVFGISAPAIAGGVAALKDPHHMKSAVKRILAERERVAAHLRTHPSHANFLYVETVRESSALVRDLLKEGISVKDCSGIPGSDNHHIRVTIGTPEENDAFLEAYSMVEEARSSR
- a CDS encoding ribose 1,5-bisphosphate isomerase → MIEDTAEKIRSMEIRGAGLIARAAAAALRDFVLTLDVSSLDEFDSALKKAADTLLRTRPTAVSLSNAVRMVARYRSEDLESARREVVANAERFIESSLKAVERIGEIGSRRVRDGDVILTHCNSSAALAVIERAHRDGKRIEVIATESRPRYQGHLTIKRLDEVGIPTELIVDSAVRSVIEDVDLVVVGADVVTANGSLVNKIGTSQIALCAHEARKPFMAAAETYKFSPDTLMGELVEIEERGPEEVLDDYMRYKHLRVRNPAFDVTPHQYIDVICTEVGAIPPEMSYIIIKEWLGWEIRA